From Microbacterium pseudoresistens, the proteins below share one genomic window:
- a CDS encoding HPr family phosphocarrier protein gives MTELTRTVRIGSSHGLHARPAKLFAQAAKESGVPVTIAKGASKPANAASILAVIALGIDHGDEVTLRAEGEGAETVLDDLAAFLSTDHDESA, from the coding sequence ATGACCGAGCTCACCCGCACCGTCCGCATCGGCTCCTCGCACGGGCTGCACGCGCGCCCCGCCAAGCTCTTCGCCCAGGCCGCGAAGGAGTCGGGCGTTCCTGTCACGATCGCCAAGGGCGCTTCGAAGCCGGCGAACGCCGCCAGCATCCTCGCCGTCATCGCCCTGGGCATCGACCACGGCGACGAGGTCACGCTCCGCGCCGAGGGCGAGGGCGCCGAGACCGTGCTCGACGACCTCGCCGCCTTCCTCTCTACCGACCACGACGAGTCGGCATGA
- the ptsP gene encoding phosphoenolpyruvate--protein phosphotransferase, whose protein sequence is MSTITGVGIGRGIARGPVARMSEALPAPENTPSTLGADAERARAREAVAAVAAELQQRAETAGGSAAEVLDAQAMIAEDPTLEEETDARIDDGATAEWAVHDAFSGFQETLRSVGGYLGERAADLDDIAGRVLARLRGVSAPGVPDPGHPFVLVARDLAPADTALLDLDQVLALVTTDGGPTSHTAILAREKGIVAVVGAADAAGIAEGATVIVDAALGAVTTDPTDDELAAADARIAARAADDDAPPSPGVLADGTAVPLLANLGKPADADEAVARGAEGVGLFRTEFLFLSAETAPTVDEQREAYTQLLQAFGGKKVVVRMLDAGADKPLAFLNDSDEENPALGLRGLRSLRAAEAVLRDQLTALAAADAATEADLWVMAPMVATVEETAYFTALAREHGLKTTGVMIEIPAAALLADRVLAHADFASIGTNDLTQYTMAADRMLGSVASYQDPWHPAVLRLVAEVGTAGAALGKPVGICGEAAADPLLALVLVGLGATSLSMAPAALSDVRRALSERTLDETRQLAEAALAADDAAHARSAVAAATASLPSHQKETTS, encoded by the coding sequence ATGAGCACGATCACCGGTGTGGGCATCGGCCGCGGGATCGCCCGCGGCCCGGTCGCCCGCATGTCCGAGGCGCTGCCGGCGCCGGAGAACACGCCCAGCACGCTCGGCGCCGATGCCGAACGCGCCCGCGCCCGCGAGGCGGTGGCCGCGGTCGCCGCAGAGCTGCAGCAGCGTGCCGAGACGGCCGGCGGATCGGCTGCCGAGGTGCTGGACGCCCAGGCGATGATCGCCGAGGATCCGACTCTCGAAGAAGAGACCGACGCCCGCATCGACGACGGCGCGACGGCCGAATGGGCCGTGCACGACGCGTTCTCCGGATTTCAGGAGACGTTGCGCTCGGTGGGCGGTTACCTCGGCGAGCGCGCGGCCGACCTCGACGACATCGCCGGACGCGTGCTCGCCCGCCTGCGGGGCGTGAGCGCGCCCGGCGTTCCCGACCCTGGCCATCCCTTCGTGCTCGTGGCGCGCGACCTCGCCCCGGCCGACACCGCCCTGCTCGACCTCGACCAGGTGCTCGCCCTCGTGACGACCGACGGCGGGCCCACGTCGCACACCGCGATCCTCGCCCGGGAGAAGGGCATCGTCGCCGTCGTGGGCGCCGCCGACGCGGCCGGCATCGCCGAGGGCGCGACCGTGATCGTCGACGCGGCTCTGGGCGCCGTCACAACCGACCCGACCGACGACGAGCTCGCCGCGGCGGATGCGCGCATCGCCGCGCGGGCGGCCGACGACGACGCCCCGCCGTCGCCCGGTGTCCTCGCCGATGGCACCGCCGTGCCGCTCCTGGCCAACCTCGGCAAGCCCGCAGACGCCGACGAGGCCGTGGCCCGCGGCGCCGAGGGCGTGGGACTGTTCCGCACGGAGTTCCTGTTCCTCTCCGCCGAGACCGCCCCCACGGTCGACGAGCAGCGCGAGGCGTACACGCAGCTGCTGCAGGCGTTCGGCGGCAAGAAGGTCGTCGTGCGGATGCTCGACGCGGGCGCCGACAAGCCCCTCGCCTTCCTCAACGACTCCGACGAGGAGAACCCGGCGCTGGGCCTTCGCGGACTGCGATCGCTGCGCGCCGCCGAGGCCGTGCTGCGCGATCAGCTCACGGCGCTGGCCGCCGCGGATGCGGCCACCGAGGCCGATCTGTGGGTGATGGCGCCCATGGTCGCCACCGTCGAGGAGACCGCCTACTTCACTGCGCTCGCCCGCGAGCACGGCCTGAAGACGACCGGGGTGATGATCGAGATCCCCGCTGCCGCCCTCCTCGCCGACCGGGTGCTCGCGCACGCCGATTTCGCCTCGATCGGCACGAATGATCTCACCCAGTACACGATGGCCGCCGACCGCATGCTCGGCTCGGTCGCCTCGTATCAGGACCCGTGGCATCCCGCCGTGCTCCGCCTCGTAGCCGAGGTCGGCACGGCGGGCGCCGCCCTCGGCAAGCCGGTGGGGATCTGCGGCGAGGCCGCCGCCGATCCGCTGCTGGCACTCGTGCTCGTCGGCCTGGGTGCCACGAGCCTGTCCATGGCCCCGGCCGCGCTCTCCGATGTGCGCCGGGCCCTCTCCGAACGCACCCTCGACGAGACCCGACAGCTCGCCGAGGCGGCATTGGCGGCCGACGACGCCGCCCATGCCCGCTCCGCCGTGGCCGCCGCCACGGCATCCCTCCCCTCACACCAGAAAGAGACGACATCATGA
- a CDS encoding PTS sugar transporter subunit IIA, with protein MSVLDVGQVRIHSGSADQEAALQEAADILVAAGAVTPAYLDAMRQREQTVSTFMGNGLAIPHGTNEMKDTILDSALSVVRYDGGVDWAGEPVTFVIGIAGKGDAHLEILSQIALLFSEDDEVAKLSAAQTPEELFALLSAVNDQQ; from the coding sequence ATGAGCGTTCTCGACGTGGGACAGGTCCGCATCCACTCCGGAAGCGCCGACCAGGAGGCCGCGCTTCAGGAGGCGGCCGACATCCTGGTCGCCGCCGGCGCCGTCACCCCCGCCTACCTGGATGCGATGCGTCAGCGCGAGCAGACCGTGTCGACCTTCATGGGCAACGGCCTGGCGATCCCGCACGGCACCAACGAGATGAAGGACACCATCCTCGACTCGGCGCTGTCGGTCGTGCGATACGACGGCGGCGTCGACTGGGCGGGCGAACCGGTGACGTTCGTGATCGGCATCGCGGGCAAGGGCGATGCGCACCTGGAGATCCTGTCGCAGATCGCGCTGCTGTTCTCCGAAGACGACGAGGTCGCCAAGCTCTCGGCCGCGCAGACGCCGGAGGAGCTGTTCGCGCTCCTGTCCGCGGTGAACGATCAGCAATGA
- a CDS encoding PTS sugar transporter subunit IIB: protein MRIQVVCGAGASSTFVAGRLRRAAESAGREWQVSAAAADAVDGFADVILLGPHLADRRDDIVVHAPRAHLVVLPDDAFSDLDGSRSLALVEQALSKGTS from the coding sequence ATGAGGATCCAGGTGGTATGCGGCGCGGGCGCCTCGAGCACCTTCGTGGCCGGACGGCTGCGGCGGGCAGCGGAGAGCGCTGGCCGTGAATGGCAGGTCTCCGCCGCAGCGGCGGATGCCGTGGACGGCTTCGCCGACGTGATCCTGCTCGGCCCGCACCTCGCGGATCGCCGCGACGACATCGTCGTGCACGCACCCCGTGCGCACCTCGTCGTCCTCCCGGACGACGCCTTCTCCGATCTCGACGGTTCGCGATCGCTCGCGCTCGTCGAGCAGGCCCTCTCGAAAGGAACCTCATGA
- a CDS encoding flavin-containing monooxygenase has product MNAYAVIGAGPSGLAAARALQKQGILVDGYEAAHGVGGLWDISNPRSTMYESAHLISSRTTTEFAEFPMSSDADYPGHRVLRDYFQQYAEHFGLLELFRFETKVTRLEPQGEGWDLTAEGPDGAITRHYAGVVLANGTLAEPNVPAFPGEFSGEIMHTSAYKSADQLTGKRVLIIGAGNSGCDIAVDAVHHAASVDMSVRRGYYFVPRYIFGRPSDTLNQGRPLPARLKQALDSRVLKMFTGDPVRFGFPAPDYKIYESHPIVNTLILNHLGQGDLRIRADIERFDGSTVHFRDGSHADYDLILLATGYTLDYPFVDREHLQWRGASPRLFMNVFPPSFNGLYVMGMIEASGIGWQGRFEQAELVATYLAALENDPARAARFRTRVNDSPWPDLTGGYKYLGLDRMSYYVNKDAYRRAVRTERQGIEAAA; this is encoded by the coding sequence ATGAACGCCTATGCCGTGATCGGCGCCGGTCCTTCCGGCCTCGCCGCCGCCCGCGCTCTGCAGAAGCAGGGCATCCTCGTCGACGGCTATGAGGCCGCGCACGGCGTGGGAGGGCTGTGGGACATCTCGAATCCGCGCAGCACGATGTACGAGTCAGCGCATCTGATCTCGTCGCGCACGACGACCGAGTTCGCAGAGTTCCCGATGAGCAGCGACGCCGACTACCCCGGTCACCGCGTGCTCCGCGACTATTTCCAGCAGTACGCCGAGCACTTCGGCCTGCTCGAGCTGTTCCGCTTCGAGACGAAGGTGACCCGTCTCGAACCGCAGGGCGAGGGATGGGATCTCACCGCCGAGGGTCCGGACGGCGCGATCACGCGGCACTACGCGGGCGTCGTGCTGGCCAACGGCACACTGGCCGAGCCGAACGTCCCCGCTTTTCCGGGCGAGTTCTCCGGCGAGATCATGCACACGAGCGCATACAAGAGCGCCGACCAGCTCACCGGCAAGCGCGTGCTCATCATCGGGGCGGGCAACTCCGGATGCGACATCGCCGTCGACGCCGTGCATCACGCGGCGAGCGTCGACATGAGCGTGCGCCGCGGCTACTACTTCGTGCCGCGGTACATCTTCGGCCGTCCCAGCGACACGCTCAACCAGGGCCGTCCGCTGCCGGCCCGGCTCAAGCAGGCCCTCGACTCGCGCGTGCTGAAGATGTTCACCGGCGATCCCGTGCGCTTCGGCTTCCCCGCACCGGACTACAAGATCTACGAGTCCCACCCCATCGTGAACACGCTCATCCTGAACCATCTCGGTCAGGGCGATCTGCGCATCCGCGCCGACATCGAGCGCTTCGACGGATCGACCGTGCACTTCCGCGACGGGTCGCACGCCGACTACGACCTCATCCTGCTCGCCACCGGGTACACGCTCGACTACCCCTTCGTCGACCGGGAGCATCTGCAGTGGCGCGGCGCCTCGCCCCGACTGTTCATGAACGTGTTCCCGCCGTCGTTCAACGGCCTCTACGTCATGGGGATGATCGAGGCGTCCGGCATCGGCTGGCAGGGCCGGTTCGAGCAGGCCGAGCTCGTGGCGACCTACCTCGCAGCGCTCGAGAACGATCCGGCTCGCGCGGCGCGCTTCCGCACCAGGGTGAACGACTCCCCCTGGCCCGATCTCACCGGAGGGTACAAGTACCTGGGGCTGGATCGGATGTCGTACTACGTCAACAAAGACGCCTATCGCCGGGCCGTGCGTACCGAGCGCCAGGGCATCGAGGCGGCGGCATGA
- a CDS encoding PTS mannitol transporter subunit IICB, translating into MTTTSPAAPSTGGIRVGVQKFGTFLSGMVMPNIAAFIAWGFITALFIPNGWLGSESPVAAWRWADSAILGGGEVGGVEYPGLVGPIINYLLPALIAYTGGRMVHGVRGGVVGAVAAFGVISGAAGTVMFLGAMIAGPLTALVLKWVEKPWTGRIKPGFEMLVDNFSAGFVAFFMALASFFWLAPVIKWVTELLGGAVGWLVETGLLPLASIIVEPAKVLFLNNAINHGVFTPLGTEQVQEAGRSLLFLIEANPGPGAGMLLAITVFGVGAARATAPGAFIIQFLGGIHEVYFPYVLAKPLLILGLILGGMTGVLTNVIFQSGLVAPAAPGSIFAVLIQTAPGSHLGVICSVVFSAAVTFAVCAPILLASRRRDIAAEAANGDPLAAAIAKTEANKGKSSSTLSNLAGAAGGVAAGTAAVATAEISNIVFACDAGMGSSAMGASVLRNKFKKAGIDGVTVVNQAIANLDGTADLVITQQQLTDRAKGQSPDSIHVSVDNFMNSPKYDEVVEMVRRQRESD; encoded by the coding sequence ATGACGACGACGTCACCGGCCGCCCCGAGTACGGGCGGCATCCGTGTGGGCGTGCAGAAGTTCGGCACGTTCCTGTCCGGCATGGTCATGCCGAACATCGCGGCATTCATCGCCTGGGGCTTCATCACCGCCCTGTTCATCCCGAACGGCTGGCTCGGCAGCGAGAGTCCCGTGGCGGCATGGCGCTGGGCGGACTCCGCGATCCTGGGCGGAGGCGAGGTCGGGGGCGTGGAATACCCGGGCCTGGTCGGCCCGATCATCAACTATCTGCTGCCCGCCCTCATCGCATACACCGGCGGCCGCATGGTGCACGGCGTGCGCGGCGGCGTCGTGGGCGCCGTGGCCGCGTTCGGCGTGATCTCCGGCGCCGCGGGAACGGTGATGTTCCTCGGCGCGATGATCGCCGGTCCCCTCACGGCCCTCGTGCTGAAGTGGGTGGAGAAGCCGTGGACCGGTCGGATCAAGCCCGGCTTCGAGATGCTGGTCGACAACTTCTCGGCCGGTTTCGTCGCCTTCTTCATGGCGCTCGCCTCGTTCTTCTGGCTCGCCCCCGTCATCAAGTGGGTCACCGAGCTGCTCGGCGGCGCGGTCGGCTGGCTCGTCGAGACCGGACTGCTGCCGCTGGCGAGCATCATCGTCGAGCCGGCCAAGGTGCTGTTCCTGAACAACGCGATCAACCACGGAGTGTTCACACCGCTGGGCACCGAGCAGGTGCAGGAGGCGGGCCGCAGCCTGCTCTTCCTCATCGAGGCCAACCCCGGCCCCGGCGCCGGCATGCTCCTGGCGATCACGGTGTTCGGCGTCGGCGCCGCGCGCGCCACGGCGCCGGGCGCGTTCATCATCCAGTTCCTCGGCGGCATCCACGAGGTGTACTTCCCGTACGTGCTCGCCAAGCCGCTGCTGATCCTCGGACTCATCCTCGGCGGCATGACCGGTGTGCTCACCAACGTCATCTTCCAGTCGGGCCTGGTCGCCCCCGCCGCTCCCGGATCGATCTTCGCGGTGCTCATCCAGACCGCGCCGGGCAGCCACCTCGGCGTGATCTGCTCGGTGGTGTTCTCGGCGGCCGTGACCTTCGCCGTCTGCGCACCGATCCTGCTGGCCTCCCGTCGGCGCGACATCGCGGCCGAGGCCGCGAACGGCGACCCGCTGGCCGCCGCGATCGCCAAGACCGAGGCGAACAAGGGCAAGTCGTCCTCCACGCTGTCGAACCTCGCCGGTGCCGCCGGCGGTGTCGCGGCGGGCACCGCCGCGGTCGCCACGGCCGAGATCTCGAACATCGTGTTCGCGTGCGATGCCGGGATGGGCTCGTCGGCGATGGGCGCCAGCGTGCTGCGCAACAAGTTCAAGAAGGCCGGGATCGACGGCGTCACCGTCGTCAACCAGGCCATCGCGAACCTCGACGGCACCGCCGACCTGGTGATCACCCAGCAGCAGCTGACCGACCGCGCCAAGGGGCAGTCGCCCGATTCGATCCACGTCTCCGTGGACAACTTCATGAACTCGCCGAAGTACGACGAGGTCGTGGAGATGGTTCGCCGCCAGCGCGAATCCGACTGA
- a CDS encoding bile acid:sodium symporter family protein, which produces MNVDDIVLSFTPGTLMILNVVLALIMLGIALDTAPADFRVVAKHPRPFIIGILAQLLLLPVVTFLLTLVLPVTPSMALGMILVACCPPGNISQVLTHRSGGNVALSVSMTGVGNLLYIVAMPLSIAFWGSLHPTAHELLVAVALNPWQMLAEILLIIGVPFAIGLLVRAKLPRLAARVQPFVKWFSLIALVGFIVGALVGNWAVFLSVIGIVLLVVAVHDAVALALGYGTAVLGGLGTRERKAMTFEVGIRNAGLGLGLVFTFFGGLGGMAIVAGWWGIWDIVAGLVVASLWAAHTRRRTGSSTGDATGRTVAEVSS; this is translated from the coding sequence ATGAACGTCGACGACATCGTCCTGAGCTTCACGCCCGGCACGCTGATGATCCTCAACGTCGTGCTGGCGCTGATCATGCTGGGGATCGCCCTCGACACCGCGCCCGCTGACTTCCGGGTGGTGGCCAAGCACCCCAGGCCCTTCATCATCGGCATCCTCGCGCAGCTCCTGCTGCTGCCCGTGGTGACGTTCCTGCTCACCCTCGTGCTGCCGGTGACGCCGTCGATGGCGCTGGGGATGATTCTCGTCGCGTGCTGCCCGCCGGGCAACATCTCGCAGGTGCTCACGCACCGCTCCGGCGGAAACGTGGCCCTGTCGGTGTCGATGACCGGCGTGGGCAACCTGCTCTACATCGTCGCCATGCCGCTGAGCATCGCGTTCTGGGGTTCGCTGCACCCCACAGCGCACGAGTTGCTCGTGGCCGTGGCGCTGAACCCGTGGCAGATGCTCGCCGAGATCCTGCTCATCATCGGTGTGCCCTTCGCCATCGGCCTGCTCGTGCGCGCGAAGCTGCCGCGGCTGGCCGCCAGAGTGCAGCCGTTCGTCAAGTGGTTCAGCCTGATCGCGCTGGTCGGCTTCATCGTCGGGGCCCTCGTCGGCAACTGGGCCGTGTTCCTCTCGGTCATCGGGATCGTGCTGCTCGTCGTAGCCGTCCACGACGCGGTCGCCCTCGCCCTCGGCTACGGCACCGCCGTGCTGGGCGGGCTGGGCACGCGCGAGCGCAAGGCGATGACGTTCGAGGTCGGCATCCGCAATGCCGGGCTCGGGCTGGGCCTCGTCTTCACCTTCTTCGGCGGGCTGGGCGGCATGGCCATCGTCGCCGGCTGGTGGGGCATCTGGGACATCGTGGCGGGCCTGGTCGTGGCGAGCCTGTGGGCCGCGCACACCCGGAGGCGCACAGGATCGTCCACGGGTGACGCCACCGGACGCACCGTCGCGGAGGTGTCATCGTGA
- a CDS encoding BglG family transcription antiterminator, whose translation MSRRRQDQLLGVLLRDDAWVTAARLADALGVTPRSVRSYVAALNVRVPDGDAVESGPAGYRAGAAARAALNDRDASASTPRARLHRIVRALLDDADGLDVYGMAATLHVSEATLEADLGRVRALLDGTGLFLDRDRERVRLRGHEQAQRRLLSRLAHDEMDSAAFPVDPFRLALEGGTVSSSAVVPFKAELVAELGRLGYYVNELAISDVLLHVAIAADRVAAGHPLESTAAEGSDEWGPVAEAIGRLAQEHLGVELGAGDRAHLARLVLTRVVAPGTADPVAAARAGLDPEVEDAVRTVVGQAASDYDVDLVDDAFLLRLALHVQNLKRRASEDARARNPLTRSLKTAYPMIFEVAVSVVSGLHERLGLPVDDDEIAYVAMHIGGRLERSRRAESLLTATIVCPGYYELHEVLRSRVDRSLGPAIDVVSVVTRIDPQWDEIDTDLVLSTIDPVGDSDRVVRIQPFLTEGDVERVQQAAARLRRTRRLTRLRDELSRYFSADAFLSPVPDEGEEAIIRRLGGMLEAAGLIGEDYVRNTIQRERLSSTAFSDALAVPHAMQMTARRTAIAVGIAAGSVAWGAGRVQVVALAAFSEQDRAAFQTVFEQLVEVFSERDSVQRIVRRATDFESFLDELVAVIDG comes from the coding sequence ATGTCGCGACGTCGCCAGGATCAGCTCCTCGGGGTGCTGCTGCGCGACGACGCCTGGGTCACGGCGGCGCGTCTGGCCGACGCTCTCGGGGTGACGCCGCGCAGCGTGCGCAGCTACGTGGCGGCCCTCAACGTCCGCGTTCCCGACGGCGACGCCGTCGAGTCGGGCCCCGCCGGCTACCGCGCGGGTGCGGCCGCGCGCGCCGCGCTGAACGACCGGGATGCGTCGGCGTCCACCCCCCGGGCGCGGCTGCATCGGATCGTGCGCGCCCTGCTCGACGACGCCGACGGGCTCGACGTGTACGGCATGGCCGCGACGCTGCATGTGAGCGAGGCGACGCTGGAGGCCGATCTCGGGCGCGTGCGCGCGCTGCTCGACGGCACGGGGCTGTTCTTGGATCGCGACCGCGAGCGGGTGCGGCTGCGGGGTCACGAACAGGCGCAGCGTCGGCTTCTGAGCCGTCTCGCGCACGACGAGATGGATTCCGCGGCCTTCCCCGTCGACCCCTTCCGGCTCGCATTGGAGGGCGGGACCGTGTCGTCGTCGGCCGTCGTGCCGTTCAAGGCGGAGCTCGTCGCCGAGCTCGGCCGGCTCGGCTACTACGTCAACGAGCTCGCGATCTCGGATGTGCTGCTGCACGTGGCCATCGCCGCGGATCGTGTGGCGGCCGGGCATCCGCTGGAGAGCACCGCCGCCGAGGGCAGCGACGAATGGGGGCCCGTGGCCGAGGCGATCGGTCGCCTCGCGCAGGAGCATCTCGGTGTCGAGCTCGGCGCGGGGGACCGGGCGCACCTGGCCCGGCTCGTGCTGACCCGGGTGGTCGCCCCCGGCACCGCCGATCCTGTCGCCGCCGCCCGCGCGGGCCTGGACCCCGAGGTGGAGGATGCCGTGCGCACCGTCGTGGGCCAGGCGGCGTCCGACTACGACGTCGATCTCGTCGACGACGCGTTCCTGCTGCGGCTGGCGCTGCACGTGCAGAACCTCAAGCGCAGGGCGAGCGAAGACGCCAGGGCCCGCAACCCGCTCACGCGCTCGCTCAAGACGGCGTATCCGATGATCTTCGAGGTGGCCGTGTCGGTGGTGAGCGGACTGCACGAGCGTCTGGGGCTGCCCGTCGACGACGACGAGATCGCCTACGTCGCGATGCACATCGGCGGCCGCCTCGAGCGCAGTCGCCGCGCGGAATCGCTGCTGACCGCGACGATCGTGTGCCCCGGGTACTACGAGCTGCACGAGGTGCTGCGCTCGCGGGTGGACCGTTCGCTGGGGCCCGCGATCGACGTCGTCTCGGTCGTGACCCGCATCGATCCGCAATGGGACGAGATCGACACCGACCTCGTGCTCAGCACGATCGACCCGGTCGGCGACTCCGACCGTGTCGTGCGCATCCAGCCGTTCCTCACCGAGGGCGACGTCGAGCGCGTGCAGCAGGCCGCCGCGCGGCTGCGCCGTACCCGTCGGCTGACGCGCCTGCGCGACGAGCTGTCGCGCTATTTCTCCGCCGACGCGTTCCTGTCTCCCGTGCCCGATGAGGGCGAGGAGGCGATCATCCGGCGGCTGGGCGGGATGCTCGAGGCGGCCGGGCTCATCGGTGAGGACTACGTCCGGAACACGATCCAGCGCGAGCGGCTGTCTTCGACGGCGTTCAGCGACGCGCTGGCCGTGCCGCACGCCATGCAGATGACCGCGCGGCGGACGGCCATCGCCGTGGGCATCGCCGCCGGGTCCGTGGCCTGGGGGGCGGGGCGGGTGCAGGTCGTCGCGCTCGCCGCGTTCAGCGAGCAGGATCGCGCGGCGTTCCAGACCGTGTTCGAGCAGCTCGTCGAGGTGTTCAGCGAGCGCGACAGCGTGCAGCGCATCGTGCGCCGTGCCACCGACTTCGAATCGTTCCTCGACGAACTGGTCGCCGTGATCGACGGCTGA
- a CDS encoding HPr family phosphocarrier protein translates to MPRRTVTIHAADGMHARPVAELVRLTTAYGAPVTLTTADGVEVELASILAVMELALGQGDEVVLSTADSPRAETLLDALTAVLSAPDAP, encoded by the coding sequence ATGCCGCGCCGGACCGTGACGATCCATGCGGCCGACGGCATGCACGCGCGTCCCGTGGCCGAACTCGTCCGTCTCACGACCGCCTACGGCGCCCCGGTGACCCTCACCACCGCAGACGGCGTCGAGGTGGAACTCGCCAGCATCCTCGCCGTCATGGAGCTCGCTCTCGGCCAGGGCGACGAGGTGGTGCTGAGCACGGCGGACTCCCCCCGCGCCGAGACCCTGTTGGATGCCCTCACCGCCGTGCTGTCCGCGCCCGACGCTCCCTGA
- a CDS encoding mannitol-1-phosphate 5-dehydrogenase, translated as MKAVHFGAGNIGRGFVGLLLHEGGYELVFSDVASALVEAINAESAYTVHEVGPGGVDREVTGFRAIDSGADPESAADEVATADVVTTAVGPTVLRFVAPTIAAGLLRRAPDAPPLAVMACENAIGATDILRAEVEGAVAQSGGGPEALARARFANTAVDRIVPAPQDNPGVDVTVEPYFEWAIEQGPFQGELPHVPGAHFVDDLCPYIERKLFTVNTGHACTAYFGAERGHERIAEALADPEVAARVEAALQETSAMLCAVHGLDPEDMTAYRATILDRFRNPQLPDTVQRVGRQPLRKLSRHERFVGPASVAAEQGLSTRALVEAIGAALHFDVADDEESVRMQELLRTEDADAFTLQVTGLATDHPLFDPVRAVVAARQAAL; from the coding sequence ATGAAGGCAGTGCACTTCGGCGCGGGAAACATCGGGCGCGGATTCGTGGGCCTGCTGCTGCACGAGGGCGGGTACGAGCTCGTCTTCTCCGACGTGGCCTCGGCCCTCGTCGAGGCCATCAACGCCGAGTCCGCGTACACCGTGCATGAAGTCGGCCCCGGCGGCGTGGACCGCGAGGTGACCGGGTTCCGGGCGATCGACAGCGGGGCCGACCCCGAGAGCGCCGCCGACGAGGTCGCCACGGCCGACGTGGTGACCACGGCCGTCGGGCCCACCGTGCTGCGCTTCGTCGCCCCGACCATCGCGGCGGGACTCCTCCGCCGTGCGCCGGACGCGCCGCCGCTGGCCGTCATGGCCTGCGAGAACGCGATCGGGGCGACCGACATCCTCCGTGCCGAGGTGGAGGGCGCCGTGGCGCAGTCCGGCGGCGGGCCCGAGGCGCTGGCCCGCGCCCGCTTCGCCAATACCGCGGTCGACCGCATCGTGCCCGCCCCCCAGGACAATCCCGGGGTGGACGTGACCGTCGAGCCGTACTTCGAGTGGGCGATCGAGCAGGGGCCGTTCCAGGGCGAGCTCCCGCACGTCCCCGGCGCGCATTTCGTCGACGACCTGTGCCCCTACATCGAGCGCAAGCTGTTCACCGTGAACACCGGGCACGCGTGCACAGCCTATTTCGGTGCCGAGCGCGGGCACGAGCGCATCGCCGAGGCGCTCGCCGACCCCGAGGTCGCGGCCCGCGTCGAAGCCGCCCTGCAGGAGACCTCGGCGATGCTGTGCGCCGTGCATGGCCTGGACCCTGAGGACATGACCGCGTATCGCGCCACGATCCTCGACCGGTTCCGCAACCCGCAGCTGCCCGACACCGTGCAGCGCGTGGGGCGTCAGCCGCTGCGCAAGCTGTCGCGGCACGAGCGCTTCGTGGGCCCGGCATCCGTCGCCGCAGAGCAGGGTCTGAGCACGCGCGCCCTCGTCGAGGCCATCGGCGCCGCGCTGCACTTCGACGTGGCCGACGACGAGGAATCGGTGCGGATGCAGGAGCTGCTGCGCACCGAGGATGCCGACGCGTTCACCCTGCAGGTCACCGGGCTCGCGACCGATCACCCTCTGTTCGACCCCGTGCGCGCGGTGGTCGCCGCCCGCCAGGCCGCTCTCTGA
- a CDS encoding TSUP family transporter, with protein sequence MLSTPILLLVVVGLSTVIAAVIQRITGLAFVLVLLGPVVLVYGAVEGVTLAVLLAVIAAATAIPSAWRDVDWRRATWLLAAGLIAAPLGALVSRMLPEPALLLLIAAMAIMALLAPRLGAIAARALHGRTGALAAGAAAGFMHASSGLSGPPLAAFAMGDRWDQRRFAASAQVIFLVFGVVSVLLRGLPESSPVDVSILAVCTAAGSLLGAALVRRVPIAFARAAMLWCAWAGTVVVLVRGILALTA encoded by the coding sequence GTGCTGAGCACGCCGATCCTGCTCCTGGTCGTCGTCGGCCTGAGCACGGTGATCGCGGCGGTGATCCAGCGGATCACGGGGCTCGCGTTCGTGCTCGTGCTGCTCGGCCCCGTCGTGCTCGTCTACGGCGCCGTCGAGGGGGTGACCCTCGCCGTGCTGCTCGCGGTCATCGCGGCGGCCACGGCCATCCCCTCGGCCTGGCGAGACGTCGACTGGCGGCGTGCGACCTGGCTGCTCGCCGCGGGTCTGATCGCCGCGCCGCTGGGCGCGCTGGTGTCGCGGATGCTGCCCGAGCCGGCGCTGCTCCTGCTCATCGCGGCGATGGCGATCATGGCGCTGCTCGCGCCGCGGCTGGGAGCGATCGCCGCCCGCGCGCTGCACGGCCGAACCGGGGCGCTCGCCGCGGGCGCCGCCGCAGGATTCATGCACGCCTCCAGCGGTCTGTCGGGCCCTCCGCTGGCCGCGTTCGCGATGGGCGACCGCTGGGATCAGCGCCGGTTCGCGGCGAGCGCGCAGGTGATCTTCCTCGTCTTCGGCGTCGTGTCAGTGCTGCTGCGGGGGCTGCCGGAGTCCTCTCCCGTCGACGTCTCGATCCTCGCCGTGTGCACTGCGGCCGGGTCGCTGCTCGGCGCCGCGCTCGTGCGGCGGGTGCCCATCGCATTCGCGCGCGCAGCGATGCTGTGGTGCGCGTGGGCGGGAACCGTCGTCGTGCTCGTGCGGGGCATCCTCGCCCTCACCGCCTGA